A genomic segment from Limosilactobacillus sp. encodes:
- a CDS encoding glycoside hydrolase family 73 protein, giving the protein MKKIILLSTVALLALNNPGTALASVQADPNQEAIQRIIDQQPVDEQAVQEQGEDYAAAFLKAFSAQSLIYRQAFQEGVRDGQQGHWERPSGQVAAIAYQRGWQQGQRARQAEEETSQAAAKEDTGTTPANSQTAPEQEAAADQADEAEVAEQTPTPDQRAFIRHLAGLAQDIGQEYDLYPSVIIAQAALESNWGSSKLARAPFHNLFGVKGYFAGAATSQPTTEYLGGQRLTVRDNFRRYQSDVQALRDYAQTLAAPLYRNVHRQNATTYRQATHALQGRYATDPQYEQKLNHLIAAYRLTKYDSPSPKPHHDRPTLHQPTLQTSAPSDETATADSLHRPTQHHHQRYAFSPLASIIGGAGSAGLIEIVRRLILK; this is encoded by the coding sequence ATGAAGAAAATCATTTTGTTAAGTACCGTCGCACTTCTTGCACTGAACAATCCGGGAACTGCCCTGGCAAGCGTCCAGGCAGATCCAAATCAGGAGGCCATTCAGCGAATCATTGACCAGCAGCCGGTGGACGAACAGGCGGTCCAGGAGCAGGGCGAGGACTACGCTGCGGCTTTTCTCAAAGCCTTTAGCGCTCAGAGCCTGATCTACCGGCAGGCCTTCCAAGAGGGGGTGCGTGATGGTCAGCAGGGGCACTGGGAGCGGCCGAGCGGTCAGGTGGCTGCAATTGCCTACCAGCGGGGCTGGCAACAAGGTCAGCGAGCGCGCCAAGCTGAGGAAGAGACCAGTCAGGCCGCTGCCAAGGAGGACACCGGGACCACGCCGGCCAACTCGCAGACCGCTCCAGAGCAGGAAGCTGCGGCGGATCAAGCAGACGAGGCGGAGGTGGCCGAACAGACGCCGACTCCGGATCAACGGGCCTTCATCAGACACCTGGCCGGGCTCGCCCAGGACATCGGACAGGAATACGACCTGTACCCGTCGGTGATCATTGCTCAGGCGGCCCTTGAGAGCAACTGGGGAAGCAGTAAGCTGGCCCGGGCACCATTTCACAACCTCTTTGGGGTTAAGGGCTATTTTGCCGGGGCGGCGACCAGCCAGCCGACGACCGAGTACCTGGGCGGCCAGCGCCTGACTGTCCGGGACAATTTCCGTCGCTACCAAAGTGATGTTCAGGCACTCCGCGACTACGCCCAGACCCTGGCGGCGCCACTGTACCGCAACGTCCACCGGCAAAACGCCACCACCTACCGCCAGGCCACCCATGCCTTGCAGGGCCGCTACGCTACCGACCCCCAGTACGAACAGAAACTGAACCATCTCATTGCCGCTTACCGGCTGACTAAGTATGATAGCCCCAGTCCAAAGCCACACCATGATCGCCCGACCCTTCATCAGCCAACTCTTCAAACGAGTGCGCCCAGTGATGAGACCGCTACGGCCGATTCGCTTCATCGTCCAACCCAGCACCATCATCAGCGCTATGCCTTCTCACCTTTGGCCTCCATCATTGGCGGGGCCGGTTCGGCGGGTCTGATCGAGATTGTCCGCCGCTTAATTTTAAAGTAA
- the thiD gene encoding bifunctional hydroxymethylpyrimidine kinase/phosphomethylpyrimidine kinase, producing MQETIQALTIAGHDCDGSAGMPADLHAFFVDGVYGHGILTAAVAGNSYDITAQQVMPADFIAEQFHQLARDFDIRAAKTGMLANDAVIDVVADHYREEDFGPLVVDPVIITKHGAMLLEQSAYERFRERIIPLATVITPNFFEAQKLAEMTINNRADQLEAAKKLQALGAKNVVVKGAHHREQQDNVVDLVLLEDGSHFWLTKPFVATTRLNGTGDTFSAIIAAELAKGNGVYEAVSRAKDAVHAAIANPLDAGHRFGPINHWAAQKELK from the coding sequence ATGCAGGAAACAATTCAGGCCCTCACGATTGCCGGTCATGACTGCGATGGCAGTGCTGGCATGCCAGCCGACCTCCACGCCTTTTTTGTAGACGGGGTCTACGGCCATGGCATCCTAACCGCCGCCGTTGCTGGTAATTCTTATGACATTACCGCCCAGCAGGTGATGCCAGCCGACTTTATCGCCGAACAATTTCACCAGCTGGCGCGTGATTTCGATATTCGCGCGGCCAAGACGGGGATGCTGGCCAATGACGCGGTGATTGACGTCGTCGCCGACCACTACCGTGAGGAAGACTTCGGCCCCCTGGTTGTCGACCCGGTAATCATTACCAAGCACGGGGCCATGCTGCTGGAGCAATCCGCCTACGAGCGTTTTCGCGAGCGAATCATCCCCCTGGCCACCGTTATCACGCCAAACTTCTTCGAGGCCCAGAAACTGGCGGAAATGACCATTAACAATCGGGCCGACCAACTGGAAGCGGCCAAGAAGCTGCAGGCACTGGGCGCCAAAAACGTTGTGGTCAAGGGTGCTCACCACCGGGAGCAGCAGGATAACGTTGTCGATCTGGTCCTGCTGGAGGACGGCAGCCACTTCTGGCTCACCAAGCCCTTCGTTGCAACGACCCGGCTCAATGGGACTGGCGATACTTTCTCTGCCATCATCGCCGCCGAACTTGCCAAGGGAAATGGCGTCTACGAGGCGGTCAGCCGGGCCAAGGACGCGGTTCACGCCGCTATCGCCAACCCGCTGGATGCCGGACACCGCTTTGGTCCAATCAATCACTGGGCCGCCCAAAAAGAGTTAAAGTAA
- the hpt gene encoding hypoxanthine phosphoribosyltransferase, whose amino-acid sequence MNNDIERILISQDQIDQREDELAAELTAKYQDQFPIVVSVLTGAMIFTSDMLKRLNFKLNVDLVDVSSYAGANSTGEVQLVQDLKFDVSGRSVIVMEDIIDTGRTLAYLVQLLKDRGAKSVEVCALLDKPERREAEVDGDYVGFKTPNEFLVGYGLDYNDLYRNLPYVGILKRSVYEQ is encoded by the coding sequence ATGAATAACGACATTGAACGCATCTTAATCAGCCAGGACCAGATCGACCAGCGCGAGGACGAATTGGCAGCCGAATTGACCGCCAAGTACCAGGACCAATTTCCGATCGTCGTTTCGGTTTTGACCGGCGCCATGATTTTCACCAGCGATATGCTGAAGCGGCTTAACTTCAAGCTCAACGTTGACCTGGTCGACGTCTCCAGCTATGCCGGGGCCAACTCAACCGGCGAGGTACAACTGGTGCAGGATTTGAAATTCGACGTCTCCGGACGCTCCGTCATCGTCATGGAGGACATCATCGATACCGGCCGGACCCTCGCCTACCTGGTTCAGCTGCTGAAGGATCGCGGCGCCAAGAGTGTCGAGGTCTGCGCCCTGCTTGATAAGCCCGAGCGCCGGGAGGCCGAAGTCGATGGTGATTACGTGGGCTTTAAGACGCCAAACGAATTTCTGGTCGGCTACGGACTGGACTATAACGATCTCTACCGCAACCTGCCCTACGTCGGCATCCTCAAGCGGAGTGTCTACGAACAGTAA
- a CDS encoding L,D-transpeptidase family protein encodes MQLRLKYLITGVVALLIVLIGGMAWHQHTHFNRNTTINGVRVGGLTAQQAYTKVKKTQRANKVYLNGKLIYSGQATNSGITSSDRAKFDQALKKQHTFFPSGKQQNLEVKASGAVDEQLTAKRQAVENQLTILNQHRQPARDAYAQLVNGKVKLVAAKKGTQYDRAALLRQFNRESTNGTMHLTTQRHQPLSTSSRTVQNEKKQLQKLLNKTVTYKVEDKTYKLGTNQIISRATYQNGKYHFDTTAVNSEIKKINKKQATLGRKFKFKTHAGNVITTNNKGTYGWKISAEKAGQTLAQAIATGKKEVSAEQDIYGIGYNTRGTGYNVTSNDGIGGTYAELSITDQHAWFYRDGKCVFDADVVTGSNTPGDRTPKGVWYIMYQQSPSTLRGTNDDGSKYSSKVQYWSQFTNTGCGFHDASWRKNWSKTAYLSSGSASTGGSHGCANMHPSDAGTAYHAMQVNEPVIVY; translated from the coding sequence ATGCAGTTACGACTTAAGTACTTAATTACGGGTGTTGTGGCCCTGCTGATCGTTTTGATCGGTGGGATGGCATGGCACCAGCATACCCATTTTAACCGCAACACAACGATTAATGGGGTGCGAGTTGGCGGCTTAACCGCCCAACAGGCCTACACGAAGGTGAAAAAGACTCAACGGGCCAACAAGGTGTACCTCAATGGCAAACTGATCTACAGCGGTCAGGCGACGAATTCGGGGATCACCAGCAGCGACCGGGCAAAGTTTGATCAGGCACTGAAAAAGCAGCACACCTTTTTCCCGTCTGGCAAGCAGCAAAACCTGGAAGTAAAGGCTAGTGGGGCCGTGGACGAGCAGCTGACGGCCAAGCGGCAGGCGGTTGAAAATCAGCTAACGATTCTCAACCAACACCGGCAACCGGCCCGGGATGCATATGCCCAGCTGGTTAACGGCAAGGTCAAGCTGGTTGCCGCCAAGAAGGGGACCCAGTATGACCGAGCAGCACTGCTTCGTCAATTCAACCGGGAGTCGACCAACGGGACGATGCACCTGACCACGCAGCGCCACCAACCGCTCTCGACCTCGAGTCGGACGGTTCAGAACGAAAAGAAGCAGTTGCAAAAGCTGCTCAACAAGACCGTTACCTACAAGGTGGAAGACAAGACCTACAAGCTCGGCACTAACCAGATTATTTCCCGGGCGACCTATCAGAACGGCAAGTACCACTTTGACACGACGGCGGTCAACAGCGAGATCAAGAAGATCAATAAGAAGCAAGCGACCCTCGGCCGGAAATTTAAGTTCAAGACCCATGCCGGCAACGTGATTACCACGAACAACAAGGGGACCTACGGCTGGAAGATCAGCGCCGAAAAGGCCGGTCAGACCCTGGCCCAGGCGATTGCAACCGGCAAGAAGGAGGTCAGCGCCGAACAGGACATTTACGGCATTGGTTACAATACCCGTGGGACTGGCTACAATGTTACCAGTAACGACGGGATCGGCGGCACCTACGCTGAGCTGTCAATTACCGACCAGCACGCCTGGTTCTACCGGGACGGCAAGTGTGTCTTCGATGCCGACGTGGTCACGGGCTCCAACACGCCGGGCGACCGGACGCCAAAGGGTGTTTGGTATATCATGTACCAGCAGTCGCCGTCGACCTTGCGTGGGACCAACGATGATGGTTCAAAGTACTCCAGCAAGGTTCAGTACTGGTCACAGTTCACCAACACTGGCTGCGGCTTCCACGACGCCAGCTGGCGGAAGAACTGGTCTAAGACCGCTTACCTGAGCAGCGGCAGTGCCTCAACTGGTGGCTCGCACGGTTGTGCCAATATGCACCCGAGCGATGCCGGTACGGCTTATCACGCAATGCAGGTCAACGAACCGGTGATTGTTTACTAA
- a CDS encoding CPBP family intramembrane glutamic endopeptidase, whose translation MNKLGNIFNFLYRCGIMLILFLLIQLPPVAISIANRHPNNFWLTILLLAIFLMLFGFIIGWAQRIYHRYLQRPMHQGLRPGMIIGGYLVLLVGMSVLGQLNLLIYHQAQTANNQAIASMLNHNQLATIVFAISACTLTPVAEELIFRGVLTNLFFRPDRFWLKVILSGIVFSCAHLSTNVISFATYCFMGMVLAYVYQRSGDLRNSIGLHALNNIVAIAMLLKI comes from the coding sequence ATGAATAAGCTTGGCAATATTTTTAATTTTCTTTACCGGTGCGGGATCATGCTGATCCTGTTTTTGCTGATCCAGCTGCCACCGGTGGCCATCAGCATCGCTAACCGGCACCCGAACAACTTTTGGCTGACGATTCTGCTCCTGGCCATTTTCCTAATGCTGTTTGGCTTTATCATCGGCTGGGCGCAGCGAATCTATCATCGCTACTTGCAGCGGCCGATGCACCAGGGGTTGCGACCGGGGATGATCATCGGCGGCTACTTGGTGCTTTTGGTGGGGATGAGCGTGCTGGGGCAGCTGAACCTGTTGATTTATCATCAGGCTCAAACGGCCAATAACCAGGCGATTGCATCCATGCTTAACCACAACCAGCTGGCGACGATTGTCTTTGCGATCTCGGCCTGCACGCTGACGCCGGTAGCCGAGGAACTGATTTTTCGTGGGGTACTGACTAACCTCTTCTTTCGGCCGGATCGTTTCTGGCTGAAAGTGATCCTGTCCGGGATCGTGTTTTCCTGCGCCCACCTCAGCACCAACGTGATTAGCTTTGCGACCTACTGCTTCATGGGGATGGTTCTGGCGTATGTTTACCAGCGGTCGGGGGATTTGCGAAACTCGATCGGTCTTCACGCCCTGAACAATATTGTTGCGATCGCGATGCTCTTAAAAATTTAA
- a CDS encoding L-lactate dehydrogenase, translated as MLDEYTHKVVLVGDGAVGSAFAFALLQSTHEIDDLVIVDRNKQKAAGDAGDLADITPLTSPVRVQAGEYADAANADVVVITAGVARKPGESRLDLVNKNVAILRSIVEPVVASGFKGVFVISSNPVDILTTLTQKLSGFPKERVIGTGTSLDSMRLRVLLAHRLQLSVNAVDAQILGEHGDTSFAAFNEITINGKPLTERVQLSQEDKDRIEDDVHQAGGKIIGNKGATFYGVAKCLAYITSAIIENRNVVLPISAPLEGQYGIHDLYLGSPAVINSQGIGQVIEYPLTPEEHAKMVQSATAMQAVLDKIE; from the coding sequence ATGCTTGATGAATATACCCATAAAGTCGTTCTCGTTGGTGACGGGGCTGTTGGTTCGGCCTTTGCCTTTGCGCTGCTCCAGTCGACCCACGAGATCGATGACCTGGTAATTGTCGATCGTAACAAGCAGAAGGCCGCCGGTGATGCCGGCGACCTGGCCGACATCACCCCGCTGACCAGTCCGGTGCGTGTCCAAGCCGGTGAGTACGCCGATGCGGCCAACGCGGACGTGGTCGTAATTACGGCCGGGGTAGCCCGCAAGCCCGGCGAGTCACGCCTCGACCTGGTGAACAAAAACGTCGCCATCCTCAGGTCAATCGTTGAGCCGGTCGTCGCCAGTGGTTTCAAGGGCGTCTTCGTGATTTCCAGCAACCCGGTCGACATCCTGACGACCCTCACGCAGAAGCTCAGCGGTTTCCCCAAGGAACGGGTCATTGGAACGGGGACCTCGCTGGACTCGATGCGGTTGCGGGTCCTGCTCGCCCATCGCCTCCAGCTGTCGGTCAACGCGGTTGATGCCCAGATCCTCGGCGAGCACGGCGACACCTCCTTTGCCGCCTTCAACGAAATTACCATTAATGGCAAACCCCTGACCGAGCGGGTTCAGCTCAGCCAGGAGGACAAGGACCGAATCGAAGACGATGTTCACCAGGCCGGTGGCAAGATCATTGGCAACAAGGGCGCCACCTTTTACGGGGTTGCCAAGTGCCTGGCCTACATCACCAGTGCAATCATTGAAAACCGCAACGTTGTCCTACCGATCTCGGCACCACTGGAGGGGCAATACGGGATCCATGATCTCTACCTCGGGTCCCCGGCCGTCATCAACAGTCAGGGAATCGGCCAGGTGATTGAGTATCCCCTGACCCCCGAGGAACACGCCAAGATGGTCCAATCGGCCACCGCGATGCAGGCAGTACTGGATAAAATTGAATAA
- a CDS encoding deoxynucleoside kinase — protein sequence MVIITAGMIGVGKTTLTGKIAEHLHTKAFFEPVGNNPVLPLYYKDPKQYGFLLQIYFLNKRFSMIKQALSDDNNVLDRSIYEDALFTRENNAEGNISDTELEVYLKLLDNMMKDLRQLPKKAPDLMVYSETAFDTILYRIKKRGRDYEQIDHNPELKDYYYKMWSAYKQWYQDYDASPKMKIDLDTYNLEDPQNVQTVLNMIDDRLKEIR from the coding sequence ATGGTGATTATTACAGCAGGAATGATCGGTGTCGGCAAAACAACTCTGACGGGAAAGATCGCCGAACACCTTCACACTAAAGCATTTTTTGAACCAGTCGGTAACAATCCCGTCTTGCCGCTGTACTACAAGGATCCCAAGCAATACGGATTCTTGCTGCAAATTTACTTTCTCAACAAGCGCTTCTCGATGATCAAGCAGGCCTTATCGGACGACAACAACGTCTTGGACCGGTCGATCTACGAGGACGCGCTGTTCACCCGCGAAAACAACGCAGAAGGCAACATCTCGGATACGGAGCTCGAGGTTTACCTCAAGCTGCTCGACAACATGATGAAGGATCTTCGGCAGCTGCCGAAGAAGGCACCAGATCTGATGGTGTACTCCGAGACTGCCTTCGATACCATCCTCTACCGGATCAAGAAGCGGGGCCGTGACTACGAACAAATCGATCACAATCCCGAGTTGAAGGACTACTACTACAAGATGTGGAGTGCCTACAAGCAGTGGTACCAGGACTACGATGCCAGTCCAAAGATGAAGATCGACTTGGATACCTACAACCTGGAGGATCCGCAGAACGTGCAAACCGTCCTCAATATGATTGACGACCGGTTAAAAGAGATTCGCTAA
- a CDS encoding heavy metal-binding domain-containing protein, translated as MFLSTEAFPQTHRILGIVNATSHLMLPSEEIDAFESFDQLYGAVEEKLKERAAAKGADGVVNVRFNTTVANVQVAPKFLVVTGYGTMIQLIDHKKAD; from the coding sequence ATGTTCTTATCAACCGAGGCCTTTCCTCAGACCCACCGGATTCTGGGAATTGTCAATGCGACCAGCCATCTGATGCTGCCGAGCGAGGAGATTGACGCCTTTGAGTCGTTTGACCAACTCTATGGCGCCGTTGAGGAGAAACTGAAAGAACGGGCTGCTGCTAAGGGCGCCGACGGAGTTGTTAACGTTCGCTTTAACACCACGGTGGCCAATGTCCAGGTAGCGCCGAAGTTTTTGGTTGTGACCGGCTACGGGACCATGATCCAATTAATTGATCACAAAAAGGCGGACTAG
- a CDS encoding Abi family protein, translated as MNYYSQTYHFVPIWVLVDYLDFGDLSTLIDVVPRNLQNKIANDLTSFIIDNNPDFNDKFDPKVMTSFIKNIHETRNICAHNNRLVYFRCRSDSKFFEYLHTKYNFIPDDDRSTVYSTFISLQCFISQTEYAKLNNTIRKRTQTLDNHLASIGINSILKLLGFPDNWHLRPKIEQSE; from the coding sequence ATCAACTATTATTCACAAACATATCACTTTGTTCCAATTTGGGTATTAGTCGACTATCTTGATTTTGGTGACCTTTCAACTTTAATTGATGTAGTCCCCAGAAATCTTCAAAATAAGATTGCTAATGATTTAACAAGTTTCATTATTGATAATAATCCTGACTTCAATGATAAATTCGACCCCAAGGTAATGACATCCTTCATTAAAAACATTCATGAAACTAGAAACATATGTGCTCATAATAATCGTTTGGTTTACTTTAGATGCCGTTCTGATTCAAAATTCTTTGAGTATTTGCACACTAAATATAATTTCATTCCGGACGACGACAGAAGCACTGTCTATAGCACTTTTATTAGTCTACAGTGTTTTATCAGCCAAACTGAATATGCGAAGCTCAATAATACTATCCGGAAAAGGACCCAGACGTTGGATAATCATTTAGCCTCAATAGGCATTAACTCAATTCTAAAGCTACTTGGTTTTCCAGATAATTGGCATTTGCGCCCTAAAATCGAACAATCAGAGTAA
- a CDS encoding Abi family protein — MLPKEFKTIDEQINLLKSRGMNIPDEQRAKKYLLTNNYYNIINGYSKPFLKEKEVYLPGTTFDEVSRLYFFDKELKQTLFNYILDAEHHLKSIFAYRFAEMHKEDPEAYLDINSYDHEKSLSVAYIISKINRIPNK, encoded by the coding sequence TTGTTACCCAAAGAGTTTAAAACCATAGATGAACAAATTAATCTTTTGAAATCAAGAGGGATGAATATCCCCGATGAGCAAAGGGCTAAAAAATATCTCTTAACAAATAACTACTACAACATCATTAATGGTTATAGCAAACCATTTTTGAAAGAAAAAGAAGTTTATTTACCTGGAACTACCTTTGATGAAGTTAGCAGGCTTTACTTTTTCGATAAAGAGCTGAAGCAAACATTGTTCAACTACATCTTAGATGCCGAACACCATCTAAAGTCAATTTTTGCGTATCGCTTCGCAGAAATGCATAAAGAAGATCCTGAGGCTTATTTAGACATAAATTCATATGACCACGAAAAAAGTTTATCTGTTGCTTATATTATTTCAAAAATAAATAGGATACCAAATAAATAG
- a CDS encoding helix-turn-helix domain-containing protein, whose protein sequence is MSDLGNKEIMAKNIQRYMDLRGVSRKKLAADLNVSYTTLTDWIKGNTYPRIDKIEMIANYFHISKADLVEKPHKENEAAETIAAHIDDDTPETEREQIINFIENLKKARK, encoded by the coding sequence ATGAGTGATCTTGGCAATAAAGAAATCATGGCTAAAAACATCCAAAGATACATGGATTTGCGAGGCGTAAGCCGTAAAAAACTAGCTGCTGATTTAAACGTTAGCTATACCACTCTGACTGATTGGATAAAAGGAAATACTTATCCGCGAATTGACAAGATTGAAATGATAGCTAACTATTTTCATATTTCAAAAGCCGATCTTGTTGAAAAACCACATAAAGAAAACGAAGCTGCTGAAACTATTGCTGCCCACATCGATGATGACACTCCAGAAACTGAACGGGAACAAATTATTAATTTTATTGAGAATTTAAAAAAAGCGCGGAAGTGA
- the rbsR gene encoding ribose utilization transcriptional repressor RbsR, translated as MGKKVTIRDIARLAGVSVTTVSQILNGKGARFSKETQKRVLKLRDQYGYVPDFNARSLILRKSSSMIGVLVPDISSPFFGTFVKGVQQVAQHEKMIPLIFSANRDPELEQSYLSQMISRSIDGLIIASVTMTTATIDRLIGSRDIPYILFDKNYAQRGTRVLTDDYRGGSLAAQYLVDLGHQRLVVLRPQQQSENFTQRMKGFYDTLEKNGIHLDQERDVVIEPLSRPGGYAATDAVLKSDATAVFAGNDDMAIGLLRGLAEHGVKVPQQLSVIGYDDIYMDEYVSPRLTTVRQPILDLGTGAAKLLLSKIHDEHAAEQVRRFPVELVVRDSTAAPRAEKMIKFD; from the coding sequence ATGGGGAAGAAAGTAACAATTCGCGACATTGCACGTTTAGCCGGTGTTTCGGTAACCACGGTTTCGCAGATCCTGAACGGGAAAGGTGCTCGTTTCAGCAAGGAGACGCAAAAACGGGTCTTAAAGCTCCGGGATCAGTATGGCTACGTGCCGGACTTTAACGCCCGCAGCCTAATTCTCCGCAAGTCATCGAGCATGATCGGGGTCCTGGTGCCAGACATCAGCAGCCCCTTCTTTGGAACCTTCGTCAAGGGGGTTCAGCAGGTGGCGCAGCACGAAAAGATGATCCCGCTGATCTTCAGTGCCAATCGGGACCCGGAATTAGAGCAGAGCTACCTCTCGCAGATGATCTCCCGGTCGATTGACGGCCTGATCATCGCCAGCGTAACGATGACGACGGCCACCATTGACCGGCTGATCGGCAGTCGCGATATCCCGTACATCCTGTTTGACAAGAACTACGCACAGCGGGGGACCCGGGTCCTGACGGATGACTACCGCGGGGGCAGCCTGGCCGCTCAGTATCTGGTTGATTTGGGTCACCAGCGCCTGGTGGTTTTACGCCCGCAGCAGCAAAGCGAAAACTTTACCCAGCGGATGAAGGGCTTCTATGACACCCTGGAGAAAAATGGCATTCACCTGGACCAGGAACGCGACGTCGTTATCGAGCCCTTGAGCCGGCCCGGCGGCTACGCGGCGACGGACGCGGTTTTGAAGAGTGACGCCACGGCGGTCTTTGCCGGTAACGATGATATGGCAATTGGCCTGCTGCGGGGACTGGCCGAGCACGGGGTTAAGGTCCCACAGCAGCTGTCGGTGATCGGCTATGATGATATCTACATGGACGAATACGTTTCGCCGCGGCTGACGACGGTTCGACAGCCAATCCTGGATCTAGGAACGGGGGCCGCCAAGCTATTGCTCAGCAAGATTCACGACGAGCACGCCGCCGAGCAGGTCCGACGCTTCCCAGTTGAACTGGTAGTGCGGGACAGTACCGCGGCACCGCGAGCGGAGAAAATGATTAAGTTTGATTAA
- the argS gene encoding arginine--tRNA ligase gives MDEKQKVANALALALPDMDVAEIEDKIERPKDAKNGDYAFPTFFLAKTLHKAPQMIAQELVKKVNLQGFDKVVVAGPYINFFLDKAEVGSDILKEILSDPENYGNQDLGHHANVTIDYSSPNIAKPMGVGHLRSTMIGEAVARILEKVNYNLIRIDYLGDWGTQFGKMMAAYKMWGDQPEIQKGLEEDPIDTLVKLYVKINTEADEHPEYTDMGREWFAKLEHGDEEAWRLWRWFREMSLQRFQRVYDMLNVQFDSFNGEAFSAQKMEEPIQLLRDKGLLKESRGAQIVDLDKYKLPPLLIIKSNGTTTYITRDLATALYRKRMYGHAKSLYVVGADQETYFRQLRMALKEMGFNWWDQITHISFGLMNLNGSKMSTRRGNVVSLEDVLNDSIDLARKQIAEKNPDLKNADEVAKQVGVGAVIFHDLKNYRRNSVNFKLEDVVKFEGETGPYVQYARARAESILRKGGIRDFSDVDLTKVGDSAWELISFLSQYGEAIKRAADNYDPSVVAKYALELAKKFNQYYAHTRILDEDEGQQARLALTQAVSDVLKSALNLLDVQAPDEM, from the coding sequence ATGGACGAAAAGCAAAAAGTTGCAAACGCACTGGCGCTGGCATTGCCGGACATGGATGTTGCTGAGATTGAAGACAAGATCGAACGGCCAAAGGATGCGAAGAACGGGGACTATGCTTTCCCAACCTTCTTCCTGGCCAAGACCCTGCACAAGGCTCCCCAGATGATTGCCCAGGAACTGGTCAAGAAGGTTAACCTGCAGGGCTTTGACAAGGTTGTCGTGGCCGGCCCTTACATTAACTTCTTCCTTGACAAGGCGGAAGTTGGTTCTGACATCTTAAAGGAAATCCTGAGCGATCCCGAAAATTACGGGAACCAGGACCTCGGTCACCACGCCAACGTGACGATTGACTACTCCTCGCCAAACATTGCCAAGCCAATGGGGGTTGGTCACCTGCGTTCCACGATGATCGGTGAAGCCGTTGCCCGGATTCTGGAAAAGGTCAACTACAACCTGATCCGGATCGACTACCTCGGTGACTGGGGTACCCAGTTCGGGAAGATGATGGCGGCCTACAAGATGTGGGGTGACCAGCCAGAAATCCAGAAGGGCCTGGAAGAAGACCCAATTGACACCCTGGTTAAGCTCTACGTCAAGATCAACACCGAAGCCGACGAACACCCAGAATACACCGACATGGGTCGTGAATGGTTCGCCAAGCTGGAACACGGTGATGAAGAAGCATGGCGGCTTTGGCGCTGGTTCCGGGAGATGTCCCTCCAGCGGTTCCAACGGGTTTACGACATGCTGAACGTGCAGTTTGACTCCTTCAATGGTGAAGCCTTCTCCGCCCAGAAGATGGAAGAACCGATCCAATTGCTCCGTGACAAGGGCCTGCTGAAGGAAAGCCGGGGCGCCCAGATCGTTGACCTCGACAAGTACAAGCTGCCACCACTTTTGATCATCAAGTCCAATGGGACGACGACCTACATCACCCGTGACCTGGCTACGGCCCTGTACCGGAAGCGCATGTACGGTCACGCCAAGTCCCTCTACGTGGTTGGTGCCGATCAGGAAACCTACTTCCGTCAATTACGGATGGCCCTGAAGGAAATGGGCTTCAACTGGTGGGACCAGATCACCCACATCTCATTCGGGCTGATGAACCTGAACGGGAGCAAGATGTCAACGCGGCGGGGGAATGTTGTTTCCCTGGAAGACGTGCTGAATGACTCCATCGACCTGGCACGGAAGCAGATCGCCGAAAAGAACCCTGACCTGAAGAACGCCGACGAGGTTGCCAAGCAGGTCGGTGTCGGCGCCGTGATTTTCCACGATCTGAAGAACTACCGGCGGAACTCCGTCAACTTCAAGCTGGAAGACGTTGTTAAGTTCGAAGGGGAAACCGGTCCATACGTTCAATACGCTCGTGCCCGGGCCGAGAGTATCCTGCGGAAGGGCGGCATCCGGGACTTCAGCGATGTTGACCTGACCAAGGTTGGTGACTCCGCTTGGGAACTGATTAGCTTCCTGAGCCAGTACGGCGAAGCCATCAAGCGGGCAGCCGACAACTACGACCCATCCGTCGTTGCCAAGTACGCCCTGGAACTGGCTAAGAAGTTCAACCAGTACTACGCTCACACCCGGATTCTCGATGAAGACGAAGGACAACAGGCACGGCTGGCCCTGACCCAGGCCGTCAGCGATGTCCTGAAGTCTGCACTGAACCTGCTGGATGTTCAGGCTCCGGACGAAATGTAA